Below is a window of Desmonostoc muscorum LEGE 12446 DNA.
TCGGTTGGCAGATTTTATAGCCGAATTTGGTTTTTGACCCTCTTACCTTCCCACTTTTATTAGCAGGAAATTCTTGATTAATCAGGTCTTCTAAACCATGTAAAGCAATGTTAGCTAATAATGGCGAAATTACCCCACCTTGGGGTGTGCCAGAATTTGTAGCTATCAGTTCTCCTGAATCTATTACTCCAGAATTAAGCCAAGCTTTTATTTGTTGCTTAACTTTTCCCTTCATGTTTAGTTTCAAAAGTAATGCTTTCTGATCAATGCGGTCAAAACATTGCGAAATATCTGCATCTAGTACAAATTTGGCTTTTGATACTATGCAGTTTTTGATATGTTTAATGGCATCGTGGCATGACCTGCCTTGTCGAAACCCGTAGCTGGATGCCTCAAATCGAGCCTCCCATTCTGGGTCTAAGGTAGTTTTGACTACGGCTTGTAGGGCGCGGTCAAACATAGTGGGTATTGAAAGCGGGCGTTTTTCAGTTTTCCCTGGTTTAGGTATCCAAATTCTACGTGTGGGTTTGGATTTACCATTTATTCTTAGCCCTTTTGCTAGGTTGAGACGTGCTTCTGGGGATAAGGATTTTACCCCATCCACTCCTGCCGTCTTTTTACCTTGGTTATCTTGCGTTACCCTTCTTACCGCTAGTACCCTATTCGACCAAGACCTCATTAAAATTCGCTGAAGTTTACGGACTCGCTTGATATCACCACAACGCGAAGCGGCGTAGATGCGTTTTTGCAACTTGAAGACGTATTTCTCGACTTTGCGCCAATTTATATTTCTCCATCCCTCAGTATTCTCAATTGAATCTGACTTAGGCGTATTCATTGCTACTTACACCCCTAGCTCTATGCACATTGCGGGTTACGTTTGCTTATCCCGGACGTTACTCCATCCCTTTTGGGGCTTTAACCGTTACTTCGGTTTGGGCGTTTGCTTCTTAACCCATCCCTCCCAAATAAAACTTTTAGCCTGACCGCCTACCTATGTATCGACCACCACAGGAGTTATAATTTGGTTTACTTCGTTCCTGATATCCATTGTTTTGAGTCTTTAGGGGATGCCTATCCACCGGGGGTCTAGGAAGTGCGCTGTTTCGGTTGCAAGAACCTAACAGTCCTTACCCTTTCGGTTATTTCCGAACCAAAGTGTGTCCGAAACAAAAGCTTATATCCCTTGGTGAGATATGACGATGGCTCAACGACATTTTGTTTGTTCTCCCCGTGAACTCTTGCTTGCGGTTGGTGTTTTCAGCAATTATCACCATTAACCGCTTTCGTCCCCGCTTTACAGAGCGAGATAGTCAGTCTCCTCAGTAGGGGCTACCATTTTCTGGTAGTTTACGTGCTTTCAACCCCGCACCAGGGTGATAGGACTTGGTTGAAAATTTCACCTCACCTATATGGGTATCAAGTTGTCATCAGTAGAGGATTAAAGTGCGGACTCAACTCCTGGTGGAGTTACTCTACTGAAGCCTGGAATCCTCCCAGATATTGGGTTTCTCCAGAACGAATCGCACTTGCAGCTATCCCAGCTGAACCCCCCATACCCAATGAGTATACTACGGCAACCCTATAGATATATAGTATTAATATAGCTCAAAGGGATGATTTTAATGGTTAACCAAATCTTTCGCCGCTTAATCGCCAAGTGGATGTCCTTGATCAAAATCAGGAATTCATTTAACAACCAAAATAAATTATTCTCTTCTTTACCAATAGCGGGGGCTTTTGTTAGCAGTCTTTGTTTGAGCTTGCTATTTGCTGCTTGTTCATCAACATCGACTGTTAATTCTCCGAATCCTAGTGCTACATCTGTGGCGAATTCTGCTTCTAGCAAAGCAACATTAGTGCGATTTGGGTATCAAAAATCGAATATTTTATTGAAAAATAAAGGTGTTTTAGAAAAGCGTTTGTCACCAGACGGTATATCTGTAGAATGGATTGAATTTCCTGCTGGGCCACAATTGCTTGAAGCTATGAATGTGGGTAGTATTGACTTTGGACATGTCGGAGAATCACCGCCGATATTTGCCCAAGCAGCAGGAGCATCATTAACTTATGTCGCTGGTATTGCTTCTAGTCCTGCGGGTTCAGCAATTCTTGTTCCCCAGAATTCTGCAATTCAAAAAGTGAGTGACCTGAAAGGTAAAAAAATTGCTTTTCAAAAAGGGTCTAGCGCCCATTTGTTGTTAGTCCAAGCTTTAGAAAAAGCTGGAGTGAAATATAGTGAAATTGAGCCTAAATATTTGCCGCCAGCTGATGCTCGTGCTGCATTTGTTAAGGGTAGCATAGATGCTTGGGTAATTTGGGACCCGTTCTATGCAGCTGCTCAAGAAGCAACTAAAGCTAGAGTCCTGATTGACGGAACGGGAATTAATAAGCAGGGGGGATATTATTTAACAACCCGGAAATTTGTAACTGAAAATCCTCAAGTTGTCAAGGCAGTACTGGAGGAAATTCAACAGCTAGAAGAATGGGCGAAACAGCACCGAGAAGAAGTAGCACAAACTCTATCATCTGTGTTAGGAATTGACATAGAAACTATGAGAAAAGCTACTAATAGGCGGACATTTGGGATTGTACCAATTAATGATGATCTGATAAATTTACAACAACAAGTAGCTGATACATATTATCAGTTAAAGTTGATTCCTAAACAGGTGAATGTCAGAGATGGAGTGTTAACAAAAGAACAATATGCTGCATTTTCACCAAAAATCTAGAAGAAGAATTCAGAATTCAGGAGTCAGAATTCAGAATCTCAAAAAAATCCAACTCCTAATTTATAGCAGTTGCCAGCTAGGTTAGCACGTAAACTGATGGTAAAACACCAACACCAAGAGACTTTCGCAAGCCTGTTGCCTTTTGAAATTTTGAATCGGAGAATTAATTATGACTAATCCTACAGAATTACTGCGATCGCGTTACGGTGAAATTCCCTTCAATCCCGAAATTGAATGGAATGATTCTCTGACATCACTACTATCTCACCGTTCGATTCGTGCTTATCTATCCGATCCTTTACCAGCCGGAACTCTGGAGTTGCTAGTTGCAGCCGCCCAATCTGCATCTACTTCCTCGAATTTACAAACCTGGAGTGTGGTAGCAGTCGAAAGTCAAGAACGCAAAGATGAGTTATCCAAGCTAGCGGGAAATCAAGCACACATCCGACAAGCACCTTTATTTTTGGTGTGGTTAGCAGATTTAGCACGTCTGACTTACGTTGCTGACAGTCGCGGTATATCTCATGATGGTTTGGAATATTTGGAAATGTTTGTTATGGCAACGGTTGATGCCACATTGGCAGCCCAAAATGCCACAGTAGCAGCTGAGTCCCTGGGTTTGGGAACAGTATATATCGGTGGAATCCGCAACCACCCAGAAGAGGTAGCAGCAATCTTGAATTTGCCCTCCTCTGTGTATGCTGTATTTGGCTTGTGTGTAGGCTATCCGAATCCGGAAGTGAATGCTGCAATTAAGCCACGATTACCACAATCAGCTGTGCTGCACCGGGAAACTTATAAATTGGCAGAACAAGATGAAGCGATCGCTCATTACAATAACATTATCAAAGAGTTCTATACTGAACAACAGATGAATGTTGCTGGTGATTGGTCAGAACACTCATCCGGGCGGATTGCAACTGTCGAGTCATTGAGAGGACGCGATCGCTTGCGGCAAGTTCTGAATAACCTGGGCTTCAAGTTACTGTAAACAAGAAACATCAAAATTATGGATTTGCAACTCCGTGGCAAAGTCGCCTTAGTAACAGCTGCTAGTAAAGGTTTGGGCAAAGCTACAGCAAGGCAATTTGCCCGTGAGGGTGCAAAAGTTGCCATCTGCGCCCGCAGTGAGTCAATTGACAAAGCTGCTGCGGAAATTACCAGTGAAACAGATACAGAAGTGCTATCTCTGCGTGCAGATGTTACCAATCAACAAGATATTGAACGGGTAATTAATGCCACAGTGGAGAAGTTTGGCGGGTTGGATATCCTTGTTACCAACGCCGGAGGACCACCCGCTGGCACTTTTGATGATATTGATTTGGCAACTTGGGAAACTTCGCTTAACTTGACTTTGCTGAGTGTAGTCCGTTTGGTGAAGTACGCCTTACCTCACTTGCGCCAATCTACCACACCAGCGATTCTAACCATCACTTCAACCTCAACCAAACAACCAGTCCAAAACCTTGTATTGTCTAATTCCATTCGATTAGCGGTGATTGGTTTAACTAAAACTCTTAGTCAAGAATTGGGTAGCGATCAAATTCGCGTTAATAGCATTTTACCGGGTTGGACATATACAGAACGAGTAGAAGAATTAATCAACGCACAGATGACTAAAAGTGGCGAAACAAAAGAAGCAGAAATTGCCAAAATCAATGGGAAAATTCCTTTAGGTCGCATGGGGACACCAGAAGAGTTTGCCAATGTTGCGGTATTTTTGAGTTCGCCAGCAGCCTCATTTGTGAATGGAGTCATGTTGCAAGTAGATGGCGGAATTATTCAAGGAACATTTTGACGTGTTGTCGAAATATTGAATTATTCCTTGGCGATCGCGATCGTTGATTACCATTTCTGTAAATTTCCCTGTTGTGTACTCTGCAATCACACTGCGCCAAAATTTTTGAGCGACTGTATTTGTGGTAATTTGATAAATCTCCCACTTGCCACAAAATCGGTCGAAGACTTGAGAAGCAACCAATTTACCAATTCCTTGTTGCCTATATTTCCGTAAGATAAAAAACTCTGCAATAGAATATTGACTGTCTGGAATGTATGTGAACTGATTCACTAAAACAAATCCAGCAAGCTTTTTGCCTACTCGCACAATGAACGGGTAGCGATCGCCTTCAATCCAGTAATAATCAAGATAAGGGTATCCAAAGTAACCATGATCATTGAGGTCTTGATCTTCAAACTCTGAAAAGTCATACTGATAAAGCTCCATCATCCGTTGGATGAGTGGTTTCTCATCGATTGAAGCAGATAACACCTCTAGATACATAATCAATCGAGCAAAAACAATATTTCTTAATCATATTCAGGAGTCACTGCACAAGC
It encodes the following:
- a CDS encoding sulfonate ABC transporter substrate-binding protein, with translation MVNQIFRRLIAKWMSLIKIRNSFNNQNKLFSSLPIAGAFVSSLCLSLLFAACSSTSTVNSPNPSATSVANSASSKATLVRFGYQKSNILLKNKGVLEKRLSPDGISVEWIEFPAGPQLLEAMNVGSIDFGHVGESPPIFAQAAGASLTYVAGIASSPAGSAILVPQNSAIQKVSDLKGKKIAFQKGSSAHLLLVQALEKAGVKYSEIEPKYLPPADARAAFVKGSIDAWVIWDPFYAAAQEATKARVLIDGTGINKQGGYYLTTRKFVTENPQVVKAVLEEIQQLEEWAKQHREEVAQTLSSVLGIDIETMRKATNRRTFGIVPINDDLINLQQQVADTYYQLKLIPKQVNVRDGVLTKEQYAAFSPKI
- a CDS encoding NADPH-dependent oxidoreductase, which produces MTNPTELLRSRYGEIPFNPEIEWNDSLTSLLSHRSIRAYLSDPLPAGTLELLVAAAQSASTSSNLQTWSVVAVESQERKDELSKLAGNQAHIRQAPLFLVWLADLARLTYVADSRGISHDGLEYLEMFVMATVDATLAAQNATVAAESLGLGTVYIGGIRNHPEEVAAILNLPSSVYAVFGLCVGYPNPEVNAAIKPRLPQSAVLHRETYKLAEQDEAIAHYNNIIKEFYTEQQMNVAGDWSEHSSGRIATVESLRGRDRLRQVLNNLGFKLL
- a CDS encoding SDR family oxidoreductase — its product is MDLQLRGKVALVTAASKGLGKATARQFAREGAKVAICARSESIDKAAAEITSETDTEVLSLRADVTNQQDIERVINATVEKFGGLDILVTNAGGPPAGTFDDIDLATWETSLNLTLLSVVRLVKYALPHLRQSTTPAILTITSTSTKQPVQNLVLSNSIRLAVIGLTKTLSQELGSDQIRVNSILPGWTYTERVEELINAQMTKSGETKEAEIAKINGKIPLGRMGTPEEFANVAVFLSSPAASFVNGVMLQVDGGIIQGTF
- a CDS encoding GNAT family N-acetyltransferase; translation: MYLEVLSASIDEKPLIQRMMELYQYDFSEFEDQDLNDHGYFGYPYLDYYWIEGDRYPFIVRVGKKLAGFVLVNQFTYIPDSQYSIAEFFILRKYRQQGIGKLVASQVFDRFCGKWEIYQITTNTVAQKFWRSVIAEYTTGKFTEMVINDRDRQGIIQYFDNTSKCSLNNSAIYLQHDSIHK